The following are from one region of the Rosistilla carotiformis genome:
- a CDS encoding addiction module protein, with the protein MSDLSTLPVGDRLRIVHAIWDTLPDDVDLSPSAEQQAEIDRRLASDHVDPSTAVSRDEMMRRIEKQR; encoded by the coding sequence ATTTCTGACCTTTCAACACTTCCGGTTGGGGATCGCTTGCGTATTGTGCATGCAATTTGGGACACACTGCCTGACGATGTTGACCTTTCGCCGTCTGCGGAGCAACAAGCCGAAATTGACCGTCGACTTGCTTCCGACCATGTAGACCCATCGACCGCCGTGTCGCGCGATGAAATGATGCGGCGCATCGAGAAGCAACGGTGA
- a CDS encoding PIN domain-containing protein yields the protein MLDGLPLVPLGPDVDALAKLILAKHMMSQKAAADAVHVAAAAIAGVNYLLTQNCKHIANAHELPRVYRLLEEQGYDQLLICTPTEFLGGENDDEESNT from the coding sequence ATGCTAGATGGATTGCCATTGGTTCCCCTCGGCCCAGATGTCGATGCATTGGCCAAATTGATACTTGCCAAGCACATGATGTCGCAAAAGGCGGCCGCCGATGCGGTGCATGTTGCCGCAGCCGCGATCGCCGGTGTAAACTATCTACTGACGCAAAACTGCAAGCACATTGCAAACGCTCACGAACTTCCTCGGGTCTATCGCTTGTTGGAAGAACAGGGTTACGACCAACTGCTGATTTGCACGCCGACTGAATTTTTAGGCGGAGAAAACGATGACGAAGAATCCAATACTTGA
- a CDS encoding alpha/beta fold hydrolase: protein MQKNVWRDEVARERLVGWFDRFRDKIQPPVESLKVPSRYGPSHVLLAGQADAPPLICLHAMRTGSAFLVSELNPLLDRFRIIAPDLPGQSVHGPQIRLSLKNGAHAQWLCDVLDGLDLDTVNMFGVSWGGFVARQTATLITERIDRLALLVPAGIVRGSHTAGLIKMAWPMLRYRFSRSKRNLQRLIAPLFTTWDDDWAGYTGDAVHDMPFDFRIPPLASDSELRQLRMPLLVLGAEEDISFPGEKLVRRIIAEAPNACGEVIPACKHCPPTTLEFRIWLAHRLIAFFLGDRNDEPSDPPKSPIGREFES from the coding sequence TTGCAAAAAAATGTCTGGCGAGATGAAGTTGCCCGCGAAAGGCTGGTGGGATGGTTCGATCGCTTTCGCGATAAAATCCAACCGCCTGTCGAGAGCCTCAAGGTGCCATCGAGATATGGCCCGAGCCACGTCTTACTTGCCGGTCAAGCCGACGCGCCACCGCTCATATGCTTGCACGCGATGCGGACCGGCTCGGCATTTCTTGTTTCGGAGCTCAATCCGCTTCTGGACCGGTTTCGTATTATTGCTCCGGACCTACCGGGCCAATCCGTTCACGGTCCGCAAATACGATTGTCCCTGAAAAATGGCGCTCACGCCCAATGGCTATGCGATGTTCTCGATGGTTTAGACCTCGACACGGTCAACATGTTCGGGGTGAGTTGGGGTGGATTCGTCGCTCGCCAGACGGCGACGTTGATTACTGAGCGAATCGATCGGTTGGCCCTGTTAGTCCCGGCTGGAATCGTCCGCGGTTCGCATACTGCCGGGCTTATTAAGATGGCTTGGCCAATGCTTCGCTATCGCTTCTCCCGATCGAAGCGAAATCTGCAACGTTTGATTGCCCCATTATTTACAACATGGGATGACGATTGGGCTGGATACACCGGCGACGCCGTGCACGACATGCCGTTCGACTTTCGAATTCCGCCCCTCGCATCTGACAGCGAATTGCGTCAACTCAGAATGCCGTTGTTGGTACTCGGTGCTGAGGAGGACATTTCCTTTCCCGGTGAGAAACTTGTCCGGCGAATCATCGCAGAAGCCCCCAATGCCTGCGGTGAAGTCATACCGGCATGCAAGCATTGCCCGCCAACAACGCTGGAATTTCGTATTTGGCTCGCACATCGCCTAATCGCGTTTTTCCTCGGAGATCGAAACGACGAACCAAGCGATCCACCCAAGTCGCCGATCGGGCGCGAATTTGAATCATAG
- a CDS encoding ATP-grasp domain-containing protein, with protein sequence MHVEWTVCAASELVANARTIADQLGATDRLFVRPDSPLKPFSGRVVDIATLTLAKLDHGFYYEDDSIPVVAAPIQQIGHEWRFLVVNRAVITGSAYDPHTRKPVIVPLDSTAAAFASTVASALPQPDIVYVLDICESNGQLRLLELNPFGGADLYACDADAIINSVSAIAAAA encoded by the coding sequence GTGCATGTTGAGTGGACGGTCTGCGCCGCAAGCGAACTCGTCGCTAACGCTCGCACGATTGCAGATCAACTCGGCGCAACCGATCGCCTATTTGTGCGTCCCGACAGTCCGCTGAAACCATTCAGTGGGCGGGTTGTCGATATAGCCACGCTGACACTGGCCAAACTCGATCATGGTTTCTACTACGAGGACGATTCGATACCGGTAGTTGCTGCGCCCATTCAGCAAATCGGCCACGAATGGCGTTTCTTGGTCGTGAATCGTGCGGTCATCACCGGATCGGCTTACGATCCACATACCAGAAAGCCCGTAATCGTTCCCTTGGACTCGACGGCCGCAGCATTTGCCTCGACGGTCGCTTCCGCACTTCCGCAACCCGACATCGTCTACGTCCTTGATATTTGCGAATCCAATGGCCAACTGCGTCTCTTGGAATTGAATCCATTTGGTGGGGCTGATCTATACGCGTGCGACGCAGACGCGATAATCAACAGCGTCTCGGCAATCGCAGCCGCAGCGTAA
- a CDS encoding DinB family protein — MRSVLPIASMDLLDRFLGHDAWATEQLLGICAQLADDELDRPFDIGHQTIRRTLDHIIHNMEIWSSLMANDPIERASDASISAMTRRLEVASARLGTIARQTADSGGWDEMWYDHLENPPRNKRFGTAIAHVITHSMHHRAQLLYMLRLTGITDLPEGDVFSWETQNRGRTNG, encoded by the coding sequence ATGCGTAGCGTTCTGCCAATTGCTTCAATGGACCTACTTGATCGATTCCTCGGACATGACGCTTGGGCCACTGAGCAACTCCTTGGAATCTGTGCGCAGCTGGCAGACGATGAACTAGACCGACCATTCGATATTGGTCACCAGACGATACGTCGAACGCTCGATCATATCATCCACAACATGGAGATCTGGTCGTCACTGATGGCCAACGACCCAATTGAACGCGCTTCGGACGCATCAATCTCTGCTATGACTCGACGGCTCGAGGTCGCAAGCGCACGGTTAGGAACGATTGCTCGACAGACTGCTGATTCCGGCGGTTGGGACGAAATGTGGTACGATCACCTCGAAAACCCACCGCGAAACAAACGGTTTGGCACCGCAATTGCGCACGTAATCACTCACAGTATGCACCACCGCGCACAACTGCTCTACATGCTTCGACTGACCGGGATCACAGACTTACCCGAGGGCGATGTCTTCAGTTGGGAGACCCAGAATCGAGGCAGAACGAACGGATGA
- a CDS encoding SUKH-4 family immunity protein, producing MTPTEFKSRYIASLPDVPDELREELDLERFVAFDPQVVAAHELNPQDAAILTEVGLPNSASPWLTFDLDPKRRLSPIEGFPQMLAIGSNAYGDYVCLDMDTGAEVVYINHDNLNARVFINASVSTLAESLCLYLTHRHKGEPKDLLTAIGSIDPDAIADGTFWNHETTALAENGG from the coding sequence ATGACACCAACGGAATTCAAATCGCGATACATTGCATCGCTTCCTGATGTGCCAGACGAACTGCGAGAAGAACTTGACCTCGAACGCTTTGTGGCCTTTGACCCTCAAGTCGTTGCCGCACACGAACTGAATCCTCAAGACGCGGCGATTCTCACAGAGGTCGGGTTGCCGAACTCTGCGTCGCCGTGGTTGACGTTCGATCTCGATCCGAAGCGTCGACTATCACCTATCGAGGGATTCCCGCAGATGCTCGCGATTGGCTCCAACGCGTACGGCGACTATGTTTGCCTCGACATGGATACAGGTGCTGAGGTTGTCTACATAAATCACGACAACTTAAACGCTCGAGTTTTCATCAATGCTTCGGTCTCTACTCTCGCCGAATCGCTCTGCCTATACTTAACCCACCGGCATAAGGGAGAGCCCAAAGACTTGTTAACTGCAATTGGTTCCATCGACCCTGATGCAATTGCTGACGGTACCTTTTGGAACCATGAGACTACTGCACTTGCTGAGAACGGCGGGTAA
- a CDS encoding imm11 family protein — protein sequence MNPIPKSLASWITSVVADAPDNVSLVYLEWNDARRGPRKVISFHAFGYSLPDFHPEDPSSLGALSEWQWEAPTSGEISSTRQWDDLALRSALLDLFSRDESLGSPLTSRGGQIAFGPHESTVTVFPEQSTRPSSSVYYELHVAQASNSVDVHDDLLDNDPVMLQRVISNQKLDYPLTENATFHLQARGKELDLLYAVRWFICSDRMRDLIQAATQHCQVFPIRLYRSKKVAPDKLIAGYSVVQLYEQLECLDPADVLPPPYDGFLPEFDPVKGYRIVRSLAGDREIFRIAYEYRRLVVSQSFRNKCDSLGITGVEWLRRESVE from the coding sequence ATGAATCCGATTCCCAAATCACTCGCGAGTTGGATCACGTCCGTAGTGGCAGACGCTCCCGACAACGTGTCCCTCGTCTACCTTGAATGGAATGACGCCCGACGAGGACCGCGGAAGGTCATCTCCTTCCACGCGTTTGGATACTCACTTCCTGACTTTCACCCTGAAGACCCCTCTTCGCTCGGCGCGCTCTCGGAATGGCAGTGGGAGGCACCGACTAGCGGCGAGATTTCATCTACAAGACAGTGGGACGATTTGGCGTTACGATCCGCCCTGCTCGACTTGTTTTCGCGAGACGAATCCCTCGGATCGCCTCTAACGTCTCGTGGCGGGCAGATCGCCTTTGGCCCTCACGAGAGCACAGTTACCGTCTTCCCGGAGCAAAGTACGCGGCCGTCTTCAAGCGTCTACTACGAACTTCACGTCGCGCAAGCCAGCAACAGCGTTGATGTTCACGATGACCTGCTCGACAATGATCCAGTGATGCTGCAAAGGGTAATTTCCAATCAGAAACTGGATTATCCGCTAACCGAGAATGCCACGTTTCATCTTCAGGCGCGCGGCAAGGAGTTAGACTTGTTGTACGCGGTGCGTTGGTTTATTTGCAGTGACCGGATGCGTGATCTAATTCAGGCAGCCACTCAGCATTGCCAAGTGTTTCCAATTCGCCTCTACCGGTCCAAGAAGGTCGCGCCCGACAAACTGATCGCGGGTTACTCTGTGGTTCAATTGTATGAACAACTGGAGTGTCTTGACCCTGCCGATGTGTTGCCGCCCCCTTACGACGGTTTCTTACCCGAATTCGATCCAGTCAAAGGCTACCGTATCGTCCGGTCGCTTGCGGGTGATCGCGAGATATTTCGGATTGCATATGAATATCGAAGGCTTGTCGTGTCACAATCGTTTCGCAATAAGTGCGACAGTCTTGGAATCACAGGTGTTGAGTGGCTTCGCAGGGAGTCCGTGGAATGA
- a CDS encoding FKBP-type peptidyl-prolyl cis-trans isomerase, with protein sequence MKPPRSLKITDHEIGSGRPCVPGDLAICNCVCTQRKGEVLFSSDTNSPYLIRVGGRDCNAGIEYGLLGMRIGGRRTVIVPPNLTYNERKTYPDLPGKELLVYELRLIDLPEKWDPEMERRLAAKADS encoded by the coding sequence ATGAAGCCGCCACGCAGCCTCAAGATTACCGACCACGAAATTGGTTCTGGACGACCATGTGTGCCCGGCGATCTCGCTATCTGCAATTGCGTTTGCACCCAACGCAAAGGCGAGGTGCTGTTTTCCTCTGACACGAACTCCCCGTACCTAATCCGAGTTGGTGGGCGTGACTGCAACGCCGGAATTGAATACGGATTGCTCGGCATGCGAATTGGCGGACGACGGACCGTCATCGTACCGCCCAACTTGACGTATAATGAACGCAAGACATACCCTGACCTTCCCGGAAAAGAATTGTTGGTCTACGAACTGCGACTGATCGACTTGCCCGAGAAATGGGATCCTGAAATGGAGCGTCGCTTGGCGGCGAAAGCCGACTCGTAG
- a CDS encoding transposase family protein has translation MEFDPNYGETTVKLPAAGSLLSVLAAIPDERGRKGRRHSLAAMQAAIICGLLTGAKGCTAIAQWLHDRHPEFWRSISFTRRPPISNCFRVALLGLPPETRENAVRAWVTQ, from the coding sequence ATGGAGTTCGATCCAAACTACGGAGAGACGACTGTAAAACTTCCGGCTGCTGGAAGCTTACTGTCTGTTTTGGCAGCCATTCCCGACGAGCGCGGGCGAAAGGGACGACGCCATTCCCTAGCTGCCATGCAGGCGGCGATCATTTGTGGTCTCTTAACCGGGGCTAAAGGATGCACTGCGATTGCTCAATGGTTGCACGACCGACACCCAGAGTTTTGGCGTTCGATAAGCTTTACAAGAAGGCCGCCTATATCAAACTGCTTTCGAGTTGCCTTGCTTGGTTTGCCGCCGGAGACGCGGGAGAATGCAGTTCGAGCTTGGGTGACGCAGTAG
- a CDS encoding peroxidase family protein: protein MQDSHTSGQATHSWIKRAAGLFAAANTHPRNGSQSDVRHDFRIETLEPLIVLSASSMCGAAVSDILNVDHPEANEYAPPDADDTDPSETPATVHRFEETNGDGESDLFDHAPTSPTTDPPALDLTTTNASEFTSQLVQDLENLLREVRDDLLTSATGKDVQIVLAPTINIVGDNNHLTIQFNVDATGAHQITSGGDGDLPTLPADPTNPAPPIDSPTDDSVATFSDDFRTIDGTENNLQNGTGFGATGSTLVRLAPADYADGLEAPAGADRSSAREISNLVNDQETSMRNEEGITDFLWLWGQFIDHDIDLSQVDSGESFPITVPKGDPYFDPDGTGTAEIPLTRSEYELDANGTRQQYNVLTAFIDASQVYGSDTESQMRLRSFEGGQLDMPENLLPTEIDARGQKSFYAGDERVGENIALSSMHTLFAREHNRIATDLAATEYHDRDLSDAAVDEEIYQRARAIVGAELQHITYHEFLPTLLGEGALSAYTGYDATVDPSVATEFSTAAFRFGHTTLSPQLLRLDAAGKEIAAGHVSLRDAFFATDTLIESGIDPILQGAAANVSQTIDPYIIDDIRNFLFGAPGEGGMDLASLNIQRGRDHGLSSYNDTRESLGLDRFECFEQVSSDPEIVARLKSAYESIDDIDLWVGGLSEDHAGDGNLGETFRTIIVDQFERLRDGDRYWYETALSASDLAMVKETQLSDIIRQNTTADTVQDNVFVLPNHGTSYV from the coding sequence ATGCAAGACTCCCACACGTCAGGTCAAGCAACACATTCTTGGATTAAGCGTGCTGCCGGACTATTTGCTGCCGCCAACACGCATCCACGAAACGGATCGCAAAGTGATGTTCGCCACGACTTTCGCATAGAAACGCTGGAACCACTGATCGTGCTTTCGGCCAGCAGCATGTGCGGCGCGGCGGTCAGCGATATTTTGAACGTCGATCACCCTGAAGCTAACGAATACGCACCCCCCGATGCAGACGATACAGACCCATCGGAGACGCCCGCAACCGTTCATCGCTTTGAGGAGACCAACGGTGATGGGGAAAGCGATCTCTTCGATCACGCGCCGACCTCGCCGACCACCGATCCTCCGGCGCTGGATCTCACCACGACGAACGCCAGCGAATTCACGAGCCAGTTGGTTCAAGACTTGGAAAACCTGTTGCGTGAAGTTCGCGACGACCTACTGACATCCGCGACCGGAAAGGACGTTCAGATCGTCCTGGCCCCGACGATCAACATCGTGGGCGACAACAATCATCTAACCATCCAATTCAACGTAGACGCTACCGGCGCACACCAAATCACGTCCGGCGGAGACGGGGACCTCCCGACCCTCCCAGCAGATCCCACCAACCCTGCCCCGCCTATCGATAGCCCCACCGACGATTCTGTCGCCACATTCTCCGATGATTTCCGCACGATCGACGGCACGGAAAACAACCTTCAAAACGGTACCGGATTTGGCGCGACCGGTAGCACACTAGTTCGTCTGGCACCTGCCGACTATGCCGACGGACTCGAAGCCCCAGCGGGAGCCGATCGCTCGAGTGCCCGAGAGATCAGCAACTTGGTGAACGACCAAGAAACGAGCATGAGGAATGAAGAGGGGATTACCGATTTCCTGTGGCTCTGGGGGCAGTTCATCGATCATGACATCGATCTAAGCCAAGTGGATTCCGGTGAATCGTTCCCGATCACCGTTCCGAAGGGCGATCCCTATTTTGATCCCGATGGCACCGGCACGGCGGAGATTCCGTTAACACGCTCGGAATACGAACTGGATGCCAACGGAACGCGCCAGCAATACAATGTGTTAACCGCTTTCATCGACGCGTCGCAAGTCTACGGTTCGGATACGGAATCGCAGATGCGACTGCGGAGCTTTGAGGGGGGGCAATTGGACATGCCCGAGAACCTGTTACCAACCGAGATCGATGCACGTGGCCAGAAGAGTTTTTACGCCGGTGACGAACGCGTCGGCGAAAACATCGCATTGAGTTCGATGCACACGTTGTTTGCTCGCGAACACAATCGAATCGCAACCGATCTTGCCGCTACCGAATACCATGACCGCGATTTAAGTGACGCCGCGGTCGACGAAGAGATCTACCAGCGTGCCCGAGCGATTGTCGGTGCCGAACTGCAACACATCACCTACCACGAGTTTCTACCGACGTTGCTTGGCGAAGGCGCGTTAAGTGCCTACACCGGATACGACGCCACGGTGGATCCGTCAGTCGCCACCGAGTTTTCAACGGCCGCGTTCCGGTTTGGACACACCACGCTATCGCCACAGTTATTGCGACTGGATGCCGCCGGAAAAGAGATCGCAGCCGGACATGTCTCCTTGAGGGATGCCTTCTTTGCAACCGATACGTTAATCGAAAGCGGCATCGATCCTATCCTGCAAGGTGCGGCGGCGAATGTCAGCCAAACGATCGATCCGTATATAATCGATGACATCCGGAACTTTCTGTTCGGCGCTCCTGGTGAAGGCGGCATGGATCTGGCGTCCCTGAATATCCAACGCGGACGCGACCACGGGTTGTCCAGCTACAACGACACCCGCGAATCGCTAGGTCTGGATCGATTTGAATGCTTCGAACAAGTCTCGAGCGATCCCGAAATCGTCGCCCGTTTGAAATCGGCCTATGAATCGATCGACGACATCGATCTGTGGGTTGGCGGATTGTCGGAAGACCATGCCGGCGATGGCAACTTGGGCGAAACCTTCCGCACGATCATCGTCGACCAATTTGAACGATTGCGTGACGGTGATCGGTACTGGTACGAGACAGCCCTTTCGGCATCCGATTTGGCGATGGTGAAAGAGACGCAACTGAGTGACATCATCCGTCAGAACACGACGGCCGACACGGTTCAAGATAACGTTTTCGTGTTGCCCAATCACGGGACATCGTACGTCTAG
- a CDS encoding DUF1501 domain-containing protein — MYKCQGNAISRRGFVAAGALGGLGLSLPQLLSMQQARADLKHYDFIEAKAQSVIHIFLPGGIAQQESFDPKPYSPIEYRGEMKTVKTNTGEVFSEAMKEVAGIADKVCVIRSMTHGEAAHERGTHNMFTGYKPSPALIFPSFGSVVSHEYGPRNNLPPYVCIPNQPNEFAGSGYLSSSYGPFALGADPASKNFKVRDLDLYKGADGERFARRQSALEVVNQKFGSLTSADNVGAMSTFYDRAYSLLGSEEAKTAFDLDKEDAKMKAAYGDNAAGMRMLMARRLVEAGCRLVTLTYGGWDMHANITNSMKNTTPPLDHALAQLIKDLEQRGMLDSTLVMVTSEFGRTPKINKDAGRDHYPKVFSVMLAGGGIKGGMIHGASNATASEPEFDPVSPEDLATTMYHQLGIVADKELMAPGDRPIEIVDGGKVIKEILA, encoded by the coding sequence ATGTATAAGTGTCAAGGTAACGCAATCAGTCGACGTGGATTTGTCGCCGCAGGTGCCCTGGGCGGTTTGGGGCTGTCGCTTCCACAATTGCTCTCGATGCAACAAGCGCGCGCCGACCTGAAGCACTACGATTTCATCGAAGCCAAAGCGCAAAGCGTGATCCACATCTTCCTGCCCGGCGGTATCGCCCAGCAGGAAAGTTTCGATCCCAAGCCTTACAGCCCGATCGAATACCGTGGCGAAATGAAGACCGTGAAGACCAACACGGGCGAAGTCTTTTCGGAAGCGATGAAAGAAGTCGCTGGGATTGCGGACAAGGTTTGTGTCATCCGATCGATGACCCACGGCGAAGCGGCCCATGAACGCGGCACGCACAACATGTTCACCGGTTACAAGCCCAGCCCGGCTTTGATCTTCCCGAGCTTCGGCAGCGTTGTCAGCCACGAATACGGCCCTCGCAACAATTTGCCACCTTACGTTTGCATCCCCAACCAGCCCAACGAATTTGCTGGCAGCGGATACCTCAGCAGCTCGTACGGCCCGTTTGCACTCGGTGCCGACCCTGCATCCAAGAACTTCAAGGTTCGCGACCTGGACCTGTACAAGGGTGCCGATGGAGAACGCTTCGCGCGTCGCCAATCGGCGTTGGAAGTCGTCAACCAAAAGTTCGGCTCGTTGACCAGCGCCGACAACGTGGGGGCGATGAGCACCTTCTATGACCGCGCTTACAGCTTGCTGGGCAGTGAAGAAGCCAAGACAGCTTTTGACTTGGACAAAGAAGATGCGAAGATGAAGGCGGCCTACGGCGACAACGCCGCTGGCATGCGAATGCTGATGGCCCGTCGGTTGGTCGAAGCCGGCTGCCGTTTGGTTACGCTGACCTATGGCGGTTGGGACATGCACGCCAACATCACCAACAGCATGAAGAACACGACGCCGCCACTGGATCACGCGTTGGCTCAATTGATCAAGGATCTGGAACAACGTGGCATGTTGGATTCGACCCTTGTCATGGTCACCAGCGAATTTGGCCGCACGCCAAAGATCAACAAGGATGCTGGCCGCGATCACTATCCAAAGGTCTTCAGCGTGATGCTGGCCGGTGGTGGAATCAAGGGTGGCATGATTCACGGAGCTTCGAACGCCACGGCGTCGGAACCTGAATTTGATCCTGTTTCGCCGGAAGATTTGGCGACCACGATGTACCACCAATTGGGAATCGTCGCCGACAAGGAATTGATGGCTCCTGGTGACCGCCCGATCGAAATCGTCGATGGTGGAAAAGTCATCAAAGAAATTTTGGCTTAG